CAATTCATTATTTTAAATAACATTTGGTGTTAAATAGTTCTTACGAATTATTTGACACATGCTAGGAGAGTCACATGGCTTACAGCGAAAAAGTACTAGATCATTATGAGAACCCACGTAACGTAGGTTCAATGGATAAAAACGATCCATCAGTAGCAACTGGTATGGTTGGCGCACCAGCGTGTGGTGACGTAATGAAGTTACAACTAAAAATTTCTGATGACGGTATCATTGAAGATGCAAAATTCAAGACTTACGGTTGTGGTTCTGCGATTGCTTCAAGCTCATTAGTTACTGAGTGGGTTAAAGGTAAATCAATTGAAGAAGCGGGTGAAATTAAAAATACCGCTATTGCTGAAGAGTTAGCGCTACCACCAGTAAAAATTCATTGCTCTATTTTAGCTGAAGATGCTATTAAAGCAGCGATTGAAGATTATAAATCCAAGCAAAGTAAATAACGGAGATAACAATGGCTGTTACCATGACTCCTGCTGCTGCTGAACGCGTTCAATCGTTCATGCAAAACCGTGGCAAAGGACTTGGGCTTCGCTTAGGTATTAAAACCACTGGTTGTTCAGGTTTAGCCTATGTGCTCGAATTTGTAGATGATTTAAATGAAGATGATCAATTGTTTAACATTAAAGATGTTAATATCATCATCGACGCGAAAAGCTTAGTTTACCTTGATGGTATTGAACTCGACTTTACTAAAGAAGGTTTGAACGAAGGCTTTAAATTCACCAATCCCAACGCTAAAGGTGAATGTGGGTGTGGTGAGTCGTTCAACGTCTAAGCTAATGTGTGATAACGAGTTCATCTCTTAGCTATTTTGCTCAGTTGCAGCGTTGAAAGTACTCATTGACTAACGTCAACTCTGTGCTTTCGCCTTGCATCAGAGCAAACTATCGTTGAGCTGAATTCATTATGGCGAGATCACTTTGTAAGTGCCAGTCCATATAAAATCAGAGTAAAAATTTTGAATTACTTTCAATTATTCAACATTGAAGTTTCCTTTGATGTCGATTTACAACAACTTTCGTCAAGTTATCAAACCTTGCAAAAGACTGTGCATCCTGACAAGTTTGCTCACGCCTCTGAGCAAGAACAGCGAATAGCTGTACAAAAATCTGCGCAGATTAACGACGCCTATCAAACTCTTAAAAATCCATTGCAACGCGCTGAATATATACTTGTGCAACGTAGTGTTGAAATGCCAAACGAACAGCATTCTTTTCAAGATACTAGTTTTTTGATGCGTCAAATGGAATTGCGAGAAATGCTTGAAGACGTTAGGCATTCTGGTGACGTTGATGCAGCATTACTTGAAGTACAAAGTGTTTTGTCGACTGAATATTTACAGCTTTCTCAAGTAATGAGAACACAAATTAGTGAAAATAATGCAGCATCGAATAGCGCTGCATGCGATAATTTACGTAAATTAAAGTTTTATCAAAAGCTCAATATTGAAGTGGATCGTCTTGAAGACAGTTTATTTGATGA
The DNA window shown above is from Colwellia psychrerythraea 34H and carries:
- the iscA gene encoding iron-sulfur cluster assembly protein IscA: MAVTMTPAAAERVQSFMQNRGKGLGLRLGIKTTGCSGLAYVLEFVDDLNEDDQLFNIKDVNIIIDAKSLVYLDGIELDFTKEGLNEGFKFTNPNAKGECGCGESFNV
- the iscU gene encoding Fe-S cluster assembly scaffold IscU, with translation MAYSEKVLDHYENPRNVGSMDKNDPSVATGMVGAPACGDVMKLQLKISDDGIIEDAKFKTYGCGSAIASSSLVTEWVKGKSIEEAGEIKNTAIAEELALPPVKIHCSILAEDAIKAAIEDYKSKQSK
- the hscB gene encoding co-chaperone HscB, with the translated sequence MNYFQLFNIEVSFDVDLQQLSSSYQTLQKTVHPDKFAHASEQEQRIAVQKSAQINDAYQTLKNPLQRAEYILVQRSVEMPNEQHSFQDTSFLMRQMELREMLEDVRHSGDVDAALLEVQSVLSTEYLQLSQVMRTQISENNAASNSAACDNLRKLKFYQKLNIEVDRLEDSLFDD